The DNA sequence ATCAGTGATTTCCCGACTTCCAGGCCCTGTGCCTTCAGGAACGTATTGGCCATCCCGCCTCCGATGATCAGAACATCCACCTTTTTCAGCAGATTTTCTATGACACCAATTTTATCACTGACCTTTGCTCCACCAATAATCGCAGCAAATGGTCTGGTCGGCTGACCGAGCACCTGGCCAAGGATGTCCACTTCTTTTTTCATCAAGAATCCAGCATAAGCAGGTATATATTGGGCTATCCCTTCAGTTGAGGCATGCGCCCGGTGCGCCGCTCCAAACGCGTCATTCACGTAGATATCGGCTAAGCCGGCCAGGCTGCGTGCAAAATCAGGATCATTCTTTTCCTCTTCCTCATGAAATCTGACATTTTCCAGAAGCAGAACCTGCCCATCTTCCATATGTTCAACCAGCGCTGCAACCTTGGGCCCGATGCAATCAGGAGCGAGCTTCACTTCGGTTTCCAACAGAATGCCTAAATGTGCTGCTGCAAGTGCCAGTGAATATTTGGGATTGACTTTGCCTTTGGGTCTTCCGAGGTGGGAAGCCAAAATGACTTTAGCACCGTTTTCTTTCAGATAACGGATCGTCGGAAGTGCAGCCCTGATTCTGGTATCATCCGTAATATTTTGCTGATCGTCCATCGGTACATTAAAATCCACGCGTACGAAAACACACTTTCCCTTTACGTCTATTTCATCGATTCCGATTTTATTCATTGTTATATCTCCCTCTTTTTCTTTCATATGTTTGGAGAACAGGTTTAGTTTCCCTTTTCCCTTATTTTCTTATTCGGTCGTATGCTCAGAATATCATTTCCCGGATTCCTTCTGTTCAAATGAACATATTTGTTTGTTTTTATGTTTTATTTTAACATGTTTTTGTTTGTTTGCGCATGTTTTTTTCATTAGGCAATTCATATTCACAGAATCTTCGTTCGTCATTAGGCCACCATCAAAAAAACTGGCCGTAGCCAGTTTTTTGAGATAAGCTTACCAGCA is a window from the Dehalobacter sp. DCA genome containing:
- a CDS encoding phosphoglycerate kinase, producing the protein MNKIGIDEIDVKGKCVFVRVDFNVPMDDQQNITDDTRIRAALPTIRYLKENGAKVILASHLGRPKGKVNPKYSLALAAAHLGILLETEVKLAPDCIGPKVAALVEHMEDGQVLLLENVRFHEEEEKNDPDFARSLAGLADIYVNDAFGAAHRAHASTEGIAQYIPAYAGFLMKKEVDILGQVLGQPTRPFAAIIGGAKVSDKIGVIENLLKKVDVLIIGGGMANTFLKAQGLEVGKSLIEEDKVELAAELLRQAESTGVKLMLPQDVVVTLEFKADAPFRVAEVSNILPEEMALDIGPASAELFAEAILPAKTVIWNGPMGVFEMENFARGTEQIALAMARCQGTTIVGGGDSVAAVEKVGVAEKLTHISTGGGASLEFLEGKILPGVAVLKEKTEN